Part of the Aptenodytes patagonicus chromosome 2, bAptPat1.pri.cur, whole genome shotgun sequence genome, ccttttcacGGGATCATGGCCACGGCAGCGGGGCCGTGATCTCGCCGGCAGCAGCCCCGGTGCTGCAATGCTGCCCGCAGCAGCCCTAGCGAGGGGAGGCGTTTGAGCGGCGGCCGGCGGCCGCACATCCTCCCCGCGGCAGCACCGCCGCCTTTCtctccccgccgcccgcgccccgtgCGCCCAGACCGGCGGGAGAGGGGCCTCGCCGCCCGCCCAGCGCCGTCCTCCCTGCCCCCGAACAGCAAATCCGCCGATCCGGgctttaaattaataataaaaaaccccaccaacccaTAAAGGCgagagggagagcagagccgCGCACAACATGGCCACTCTGCTGCGGAAAATCGGGCTGATCCGGCTGCACAACCGGGACACGGAGGACCCcaagcaccaccaccaccaccgcagcagcagccagcagggctCCTCGCTCAGGGGCAGGGGCAACCagaagaacagcagcaacaagcCGCAGCCGCAGGGCCCCCccgggggcggtggcggcggctgcagcagcagcagcagcgagagcaGCCCCGGGGGCCACAAGAACAAGAAGGCGCCGGAGCTCGCCAAGCAGCCCCCGCAGCCGCGCTCGGGCAGCGGCAGGGAGAAGCCGCGGGAAGCGGCCAGGGAGCCCGGCGCCGGTAAGGAGGCGGCgcagcggcccggccccggccccggctccggttCTGGCTGCGGGTCGGGGCCGGCGCCGCTGGTGCCGCTGCCGTCCGGGTCGGGGCCGCTGGCGCCGGCGGGCCGGCAGCAGCACTGCACGCAGGTGCGGACCCGGCGGCTGATGAAGGAGCTGCAGGACATCGCGCGGCTCAGCGACCGCTTCATCTCGGTGGAGCTGGTGGACGAGAGCCTCTTCGACTGGAACGTGAAGCTGCACCAGGTGGACAAGGACTCGGTGCTTTGGCAGGACATGAAGGAGACCAACACGGAGTACATCCTGCTCAACCTCACCTTCCCCGACAACTTCCCCTTCTCGCCGCCCTTCATGAGGGTGCTCAGCCCCCGTCTGGAGAATGGCTACGTCCTTGACGGTGGAGCCATCTGCATGGAGCTGCTCACCCCCCGCGGCTGGTCCAGCGCCTACACCGTGGAGGCCGTCATGAGGCAGTTTGCGGCCAGCTTGGTCAAGGGGCAGGTAGGGCGTCCGTGGGCTCTCGCTCTGCGTGCGTGTGGCGGAGGGGGGATGGTGTCTGTGCGTGTGTTTGGATGGGAACCCCAAAGGGCAGCGGGTCAAGCCCCGCCTGTGACTGACCTTGGCCAGGCCTGGGTGACAGGTCTCCCCTGAGGACCTGGCATCACTGGTGGGAAGGGGGCAGGCACACACGTGTTTTGCTCTGGGGTCCCTTCTCAGGCAGGTGCAGCAGAGGTACGGGGCAACTTGGAAGGGCAAGGAGCACATGCATCCATTGT contains:
- the UBE2QL1 gene encoding ubiquitin-conjugating enzyme E2Q-like protein 1 — its product is MATLLRKIGLIRLHNRDTEDPKHHHHHRSSSQQGSSLRGRGNQKNSSNKPQPQGPPGGGGGGCSSSSSESSPGGHKNKKAPELAKQPPQPRSGSGREKPREAAREPGAGKEAAQRPGPGPGSGSGCGSGPAPLVPLPSGSGPLAPAGRQQHCTQVRTRRLMKELQDIARLSDRFISVELVDESLFDWNVKLHQVDKDSVLWQDMKETNTEYILLNLTFPDNFPFSPPFMRVLSPRLENGYVLDGGAICMELLTPRGWSSAYTVEAVMRQFAASLVKGQGRICRKAGKSKKSFSRKEAEATFKSLVKTHEKYGWVTPPVSDG